In Nocardia asteroides, the following proteins share a genomic window:
- the rph gene encoding ribonuclease PH: MSRRADGRADDELREVRITRGFTKHPAGSVLVEFGQTRVMCTASVTEGVPPWRRDSGLGWLTAEYAMLPAATHTRSGRESVKGRVGGRTQEISRLIGRSLRACIDLAALGENTIAIDCDVLQADGGTRTAAITGAYVALSDAVTYLAAAGKLADPQPISCMIAAVSVGVVDGRVRLDLPYEEDSRAEVDMNVVATDTGTLVEIQGTGEGATFPRSTLDKLLDSALAGCEQLFAVQKEALALPYPGELPEPAAARK, from the coding sequence GTGTCGAGACGAGCCGATGGCAGGGCGGATGACGAACTCCGCGAGGTAAGGATCACCCGTGGCTTCACCAAGCATCCGGCGGGGTCGGTGCTGGTCGAGTTCGGGCAGACCCGGGTGATGTGCACCGCCAGCGTCACCGAGGGCGTGCCGCCGTGGCGCCGGGATTCCGGGCTGGGCTGGCTCACCGCCGAATACGCGATGCTGCCCGCGGCCACCCACACCCGCAGTGGTCGCGAATCGGTGAAGGGCCGGGTCGGTGGCCGCACCCAGGAGATCAGCAGGCTGATCGGGCGCTCGCTGCGCGCCTGCATCGACCTGGCGGCGCTGGGCGAGAACACCATCGCCATCGACTGCGACGTGCTGCAGGCCGACGGCGGCACCCGCACCGCCGCCATCACCGGCGCGTACGTGGCGCTGTCCGACGCGGTGACCTACCTGGCCGCCGCGGGCAAACTGGCCGACCCGCAACCGATCTCGTGCATGATCGCCGCGGTGAGCGTCGGCGTGGTCGACGGCCGGGTGCGCCTGGACCTGCCGTACGAAGAGGATTCGCGCGCCGAGGTCGACATGAACGTGGTGGCCACCGACACCGGCACCCTGGTGGAGATCCAGGGCACCGGCGAGGGCGCGACCTTCCCGCGTTCCACCCTGGACAAGCTGCTGGATTCGGCGCTGGCCGGCTGCGAGCAGCTGTTCGCCGTGCAGAAGGAAGCCCTGGCGCTGCCGTACCCGGGCGAACTGCCCGAGCCCGCCGCCGCGAGGAAGTGA
- the rdgB gene encoding RdgB/HAM1 family non-canonical purine NTP pyrophosphatase: MAVRVLVASRNAKKLKELRRILDEAGVAGIELLSLADVPPYEEAPETGATFEENAIAKARDGAVATGLPCVADDSGIEVDALNGMPGVLSARWSGRHGDDAANNALLLGQLGDVPDERRGAAFVSTCALVLPDGTTTVVRGEWRGSIAREPAGDGGFGYDPLFRPDGGTGSAAELTPAEKDAVSHRGRALTQLIPALAALA; the protein is encoded by the coding sequence GTGGCCGTGCGTGTACTGGTGGCCAGCCGCAATGCCAAGAAGCTGAAGGAACTGCGCCGGATCCTCGACGAGGCGGGCGTGGCCGGGATCGAACTGCTGAGCCTGGCCGACGTGCCGCCCTACGAGGAGGCGCCGGAGACCGGGGCCACCTTCGAGGAGAACGCGATCGCCAAGGCCCGCGACGGCGCGGTGGCCACCGGATTGCCCTGTGTGGCAGATGATTCCGGGATCGAGGTGGACGCGCTCAACGGCATGCCCGGCGTGCTGTCGGCGCGATGGTCGGGCCGCCACGGCGACGACGCCGCGAACAACGCCCTGCTGCTGGGCCAGCTCGGCGACGTACCCGACGAGCGCCGCGGCGCCGCCTTCGTCTCCACCTGTGCGCTGGTGCTGCCCGACGGCACCACCACCGTGGTCCGGGGCGAGTGGCGCGGCTCGATCGCCCGCGAGCCCGCGGGCGACGGCGGCTTCGGCTACGACCCGCTGTTCCGCCCCGACGGCGGCACCGGCAGCGCCGCCGAACTCACCCCCGCCGAGAAGGACGCGGTCTCCCACCGCGGCCGGGCCCTCACCCAGCTCATCCCGGCACTGGCCGCCCTGGCCTGA
- a CDS encoding DUF3817 domain-containing protein yields the protein MTTDKDTTAPSIEQAAAPAAAAKIGPALQRYRVLAWVTGLWLLLLTGEMIAKYGFGVDTPSWIAVVHGWVYFAYLLVTADLAVKVRWPIGRTVGTLIAGTIPLLSFFVEHRNAKDVKQQYQL from the coding sequence GTGACCACCGACAAAGACACGACCGCTCCCTCGATCGAGCAGGCGGCCGCGCCCGCCGCCGCCGCCAAGATCGGCCCGGCGCTGCAGCGATACCGGGTGCTGGCGTGGGTCACCGGTCTGTGGCTGCTGCTGCTCACCGGCGAGATGATCGCCAAGTACGGCTTCGGCGTCGACACCCCGAGCTGGATCGCGGTCGTGCACGGCTGGGTGTACTTCGCCTACCTGCTGGTCACCGCCGATCTCGCGGTGAAGGTGCGCTGGCCGATCGGCCGCACCGTCGGCACCCTGATCGCGGGCACCATCCCGCTGCTGTCCTTCTTCGTCGAACACCGCAACGCCAAGGACGTCAAGCAGCAATACCAGCTGTGA
- a CDS encoding glucitol operon activator, with protein sequence MSASPPRPTHNRPALIALVVVVALGCLALAWWQWERFESASGTGQNLGYALQWPLFAAFAVFAYVRFVRLEREAEEPAAASPRTAKAAAPREIPAGILPERPSAAPADDPETVAYNQYLASLHASDIDAQVRSAGLHAPERNAG encoded by the coding sequence GTGTCCGCTTCACCGCCCCGCCCGACGCACAACCGGCCCGCCCTGATCGCGCTGGTCGTCGTCGTGGCGCTCGGCTGCCTCGCGCTGGCCTGGTGGCAGTGGGAGCGGTTCGAATCGGCGTCCGGCACCGGCCAGAACCTCGGCTACGCCCTGCAATGGCCGCTGTTCGCCGCGTTCGCGGTGTTCGCCTACGTCCGCTTCGTGCGGCTCGAGCGCGAAGCCGAGGAACCGGCGGCGGCGAGCCCGCGCACGGCGAAGGCCGCGGCGCCGCGCGAGATCCCCGCGGGGATCCTGCCCGAACGGCCGAGCGCCGCGCCCGCCGACGACCCGGAGACGGTCGCCTACAACCAGTACCTGGCGAGTCTGCACGCCAGCGACATCGATGCGCAGGTCCGCTCGGCCGGCCTGCACGCCCCTGAGAGGAACGCCGGGTGA
- a CDS encoding oxidoreductase — protein MAWKPTDIADQSGRRFVITGANGGLGTETTKVLAGKGATVIMACRNAAKAQPIADAIPGDVRVAALDLADLASVRAFAEQQGEFDVLINNAGLMNIPFSRTADGFETQFGVNHLGHFALTALLLDRITDRVVTLASIAHKQTPKLWIDDLNYDNRRYQRNLAYAQAKLANLMFGRELQRRLAEAGSPKKSYAVHPGVSATDLFARTETPLDRVSKPFIKLIGHPPAKAAHSTLFAATEPAADPAVYWGPNRWMQSQGPVEACPSSAISRNPELLRRLWEESERMTGITYKF, from the coding sequence ATGGCATGGAAACCAACTGACATCGCGGACCAGAGCGGGCGCAGGTTCGTGATCACCGGGGCCAACGGCGGCCTCGGTACCGAAACCACCAAGGTGCTGGCAGGCAAGGGCGCCACGGTGATCATGGCCTGCCGCAACGCGGCCAAGGCCCAGCCGATCGCCGACGCCATCCCCGGCGACGTCCGGGTGGCCGCACTGGACCTGGCCGATCTGGCTTCCGTGCGCGCGTTCGCCGAACAGCAGGGCGAATTCGACGTGCTGATCAACAACGCCGGCCTGATGAACATCCCGTTCTCGCGCACCGCCGACGGCTTCGAGACCCAGTTCGGCGTCAACCACCTCGGCCACTTCGCGCTCACCGCGCTGCTGCTCGACCGGATCACCGACCGGGTGGTCACCCTGGCCAGCATCGCGCACAAGCAGACCCCCAAGCTGTGGATCGACGACCTCAACTACGACAACCGCCGCTACCAGCGCAACCTCGCCTACGCCCAGGCCAAGCTGGCCAACCTCATGTTCGGCCGCGAACTGCAGCGCAGGCTCGCCGAGGCGGGCTCGCCGAAGAAGTCCTACGCGGTGCACCCCGGCGTCTCGGCGACCGACCTGTTCGCCCGCACCGAGACCCCGCTGGACCGGGTCTCCAAGCCGTTCATCAAACTCATCGGCCACCCGCCGGCCAAGGCCGCGCACTCCACCCTGTTCGCGGCGACCGAGCCCGCCGCCGACCCCGCCGTCTACTGGGGCCCCAACCGCTGGATGCAGTCGCAGGGCCCGGTCGAGGCGTGCCCGTCGAGCGCGATCTCGCGCAACCCGGAACTGCTGCGCAGGCTGTGGGAGGAATCCGAGCGGATGACCGGGATCACCTACAAGTTCTGA
- a CDS encoding sigma-70 family RNA polymerase sigma factor, with translation MTVTADSVRDYLTAIARTPLLTAEQEYALGARIAAGVAARAELDENATAGIEPSAERRAQLRRTEVDGLRAKDHMVRANLRLVVSIARRFPTTTGMSLLDLIQEGTLGLIRAVEKFDHTRGLKLSTYATYWIRQSIGRALTDQGRTIRLPSNVADVLHRVVRVRRELAHQLGRTATVEELAAAAELTVAQVEAMLRYEAEPVSLHAPIGEDTELGALLPDTAPAPGDVVADRMLRGYVDTALAALTERESAVIRLRFGLDRGEGRTLEEVGAALGLSRERARQLEAKALTKLRRPGCTRTLAGLLG, from the coding sequence TTGACCGTCACCGCCGATTCCGTCCGCGACTACCTCACCGCCATCGCCCGTACTCCCCTGCTGACCGCCGAGCAGGAATACGCGCTGGGCGCGCGCATCGCCGCGGGCGTGGCGGCGCGCGCCGAACTGGACGAGAACGCCACGGCGGGAATCGAACCCAGCGCAGAGCGGCGGGCCCAGCTGCGCCGCACCGAGGTCGACGGCCTGCGCGCGAAGGACCACATGGTGCGCGCGAACCTGCGGCTGGTCGTGTCGATCGCGCGCCGGTTCCCCACCACCACCGGCATGTCGCTGCTCGACCTGATCCAGGAGGGCACCCTCGGGCTGATCCGCGCGGTGGAGAAGTTCGACCACACGCGCGGGCTCAAGCTGTCCACCTACGCCACATATTGGATCCGCCAGTCCATCGGCCGCGCGCTCACCGACCAGGGACGCACCATCCGGCTGCCCTCGAATGTGGCCGACGTGCTGCACCGGGTCGTCCGCGTACGGCGTGAGCTGGCGCATCAACTGGGCCGCACGGCCACCGTCGAGGAGCTGGCCGCCGCCGCCGAACTCACCGTCGCCCAGGTCGAGGCGATGCTGCGCTACGAGGCCGAGCCGGTGTCGCTACACGCGCCGATCGGCGAGGACACCGAGCTGGGCGCGCTGCTGCCCGACACCGCGCCCGCACCGGGCGATGTCGTCGCCGACCGGATGCTGCGCGGCTACGTCGACACCGCGCTGGCCGCACTCACCGAGCGCGAGTCGGCCGTCATCCGGCTGCGCTTCGGCCTGGACCGCGGCGAGGGCCGCACGCTGGAGGAGGTGGGCGCCGCGCTCGGCCTGTCGCGGGAACGGGCCAGACAGCTCGAGGCCAAAGCGCTCACCAAGCTGCGCCGCCCCGGCTGCACCCGTACGCTGGCCGGGTTGCTCGGCTGA
- a CDS encoding TetR/AcrR family transcriptional regulator, giving the protein MTTQPGLRARKKQQTREQISHRATELFLERGFDKVTIAEIAAAADVAKMTVTNYFPRKEDLALDLGEVFAGQLAAVVRDRAPGKSALAALREVYLAGVAAQDPVIGFSGQPFAKMITDSPALVARLREFHDDQRAALALALAEATGAAPGDITPRVAAAQLAGVHRVLFEEILRRTLAGEPGDEIAAAMADYARTAFAALEPGLGGYAVR; this is encoded by the coding sequence ATGACGACGCAACCGGGGCTCCGGGCCAGGAAGAAACAGCAGACCAGGGAGCAGATCTCGCACCGCGCGACCGAGCTGTTCCTCGAGCGCGGCTTCGACAAGGTGACGATCGCCGAGATCGCGGCGGCCGCCGACGTCGCCAAGATGACCGTCACCAACTACTTCCCGCGTAAGGAGGACCTCGCGCTCGACCTCGGCGAGGTCTTCGCCGGACAACTCGCCGCCGTGGTGCGCGACCGCGCGCCGGGAAAGTCGGCGCTGGCCGCGCTGCGCGAGGTCTACCTGGCGGGGGTGGCCGCGCAGGATCCGGTGATCGGGTTCAGCGGGCAGCCGTTCGCGAAGATGATCACCGACAGCCCGGCCCTGGTCGCCCGGCTGCGCGAATTCCACGACGACCAGCGGGCCGCGCTGGCGCTGGCGCTCGCCGAGGCCACCGGCGCCGCCCCCGGCGACATCACCCCGCGCGTGGCGGCGGCCCAGCTGGCCGGTGTCCACCGGGTGCTGTTCGAGGAGATCCTGCGCCGCACCCTGGCCGGCGAGCCCGGTGACGAGATCGCCGCCGCCATGGCCGATTACGCGCGCACCGCCTTCGCCGCGCTGGAACCGGGACTGGGCGGCTACGCCGTGCGCTGA
- a CDS encoding MDR family MFS transporter → MPDGVAVDEPAAPMSKAKINIVFTTVVLGMLMAALDQTIVSAALPSIVADLGSAGHMAWVVTAYLLAEAVATVLAGKLGDLFGRKLLFQISGVIFIAGSALAGMAPGMGVLILARGIQGIGAGGLMVTSMALIADTIPLRERGKYQGALGAVFGITTVVGPTLGGLFTDHASWRWCFYVNVPLAIVMVVMAARTLPHLRAVARPVIDYLGIGLVALGVSSLILALEFGGNEYPWSSWQIIGLFLLAIVLLTAFVSVENRAVAPMLPMRLFRSRVFTVSSVLSFIVGFAMLGSMTYLPAYLQYVDGATATISGVRTLPLVVGLFITSIFSGQVVGRTGQYRYFPIVGMAVMAVGLWLMSTMGRETSIWLESLFMLILGAGLGLSMQVLTIVVQNTVPYADLGTATSGVTFFRTLGSAFGTAVFGTLYNNQSRIELAEAMQNSPGISPEAVADPKVLRELPLEQTAAIVDAYADSIDYVFRWVVPVALIGFVVAWFLPQVRLRDSARHGASDIGEGFSIPDSHDRVVQLERAVAATVRKARAEQPIIPELIAAAGSSLGPDEAWALGQVYLYDKQGLPPTVHGISYRHRLPVEVLAPVFRKAVDDGLLVDDVGRMALTEQGGAEVDRLRAGWRRWLGDRLDDWNYQDPADRKLLDEALSNIAAKLLDQGADSAEVGKV, encoded by the coding sequence ATGCCGGATGGTGTTGCTGTAGACGAGCCCGCCGCCCCGATGAGCAAGGCCAAGATCAATATCGTCTTCACGACGGTCGTGCTCGGCATGCTCATGGCGGCACTGGACCAGACCATCGTGTCGGCCGCGCTGCCCTCGATCGTGGCCGATCTCGGCAGCGCCGGGCACATGGCCTGGGTGGTCACGGCGTATCTGCTCGCCGAGGCCGTCGCGACCGTGCTCGCGGGCAAACTCGGTGACCTGTTCGGCCGCAAACTGCTGTTCCAGATCAGCGGCGTCATCTTCATCGCGGGTTCGGCGCTGGCGGGGATGGCGCCCGGCATGGGCGTGCTCATCCTGGCCAGGGGCATCCAGGGCATCGGCGCGGGCGGGCTGATGGTCACCTCGATGGCCCTGATCGCCGACACCATCCCGCTGCGTGAGCGCGGCAAATACCAGGGCGCGCTGGGTGCGGTGTTCGGCATCACGACCGTCGTCGGGCCGACGCTGGGCGGGCTGTTCACCGACCATGCGAGCTGGCGCTGGTGCTTCTACGTGAACGTGCCGTTGGCGATCGTCATGGTGGTGATGGCGGCGCGCACGCTGCCGCATCTGCGCGCGGTCGCGCGGCCGGTGATCGACTACCTCGGCATCGGGCTGGTGGCGCTGGGCGTGTCGTCGCTGATCCTGGCGCTGGAGTTCGGCGGCAACGAGTATCCGTGGAGCTCCTGGCAGATCATCGGGCTGTTCCTGCTCGCGATCGTCCTGCTCACGGCGTTCGTCTCCGTGGAGAACCGGGCGGTGGCGCCGATGCTGCCGATGCGGTTGTTCCGCAGCCGGGTGTTCACGGTGTCCTCGGTGCTCAGCTTCATCGTCGGCTTCGCCATGCTCGGCTCGATGACCTACCTGCCCGCCTACCTGCAATACGTCGACGGCGCGACGGCGACGATCTCCGGCGTGCGGACGCTGCCGCTGGTCGTCGGCCTGTTCATCACCTCGATCTTCTCCGGGCAGGTGGTCGGGCGCACCGGGCAGTACCGCTATTTCCCGATCGTCGGCATGGCGGTGATGGCCGTGGGCCTGTGGCTGATGTCGACGATGGGCCGGGAGACCAGCATCTGGCTGGAATCGCTGTTCATGCTGATTCTCGGCGCCGGGCTCGGGCTGTCGATGCAGGTGCTCACCATCGTCGTGCAGAACACCGTGCCCTACGCCGATCTGGGCACCGCCACCTCGGGTGTGACGTTCTTCCGCACCCTGGGCAGCGCCTTCGGCACCGCGGTGTTCGGCACCCTCTACAACAACCAGAGCAGGATCGAGCTGGCCGAGGCGATGCAGAACTCGCCGGGGATCAGTCCCGAGGCGGTGGCCGACCCGAAGGTACTGCGGGAGTTGCCGCTCGAGCAGACGGCGGCGATCGTGGACGCCTACGCCGACTCGATCGACTACGTGTTCCGCTGGGTCGTGCCGGTGGCGCTGATCGGTTTCGTGGTGGCCTGGTTCCTGCCGCAGGTCCGCCTGCGCGACAGCGCGCGCCACGGGGCGAGCGATATCGGCGAGGGTTTCTCGATACCCGATTCCCACGACCGGGTGGTGCAGCTGGAACGGGCCGTGGCGGCGACCGTGCGCAAGGCCAGGGCCGAGCAGCCGATCATCCCGGAGCTGATCGCCGCGGCCGGAAGTTCGCTCGGCCCGGACGAGGCGTGGGCGCTGGGCCAGGTGTATCTGTACGACAAGCAGGGCCTGCCGCCGACCGTGCACGGCATCTCCTACCGGCACCGGCTGCCGGTGGAGGTGCTCGCGCCGGTGTTCCGCAAGGCCGTCGACGACGGGCTGCTGGTCGACGACGTGGGCAGGATGGCCCTCACCGAGCAGGGCGGCGCCGAGGTCGACCGGCTGCGGGCGGGCTGGCGGCGCTGGCTCGGTGACCGCCTCGACGACTGGAACTACCAGGACCCCGCCGACCGCAAGCTGCTCGACGAGGCACTGTCCAACATCGCGGCCAAGCTGCTCGATCAGGGCGCCGACAGCGCCGAGGTCGGCAAGGTCTGA
- a CDS encoding PadR family transcriptional regulator has product MATKRKVNNLLALAVLSVIVQRPMHRYEIAATLRAHGKDKDMDIKWGSLYTVVQNMAKAGFLEVVGSERDGARPERVIYRITDAGRAEMADWTRELLAEPEPEHHRFTAGLSILAVLPPDEVVELLGRRVAALDQAADRARADLAALAGTLPRLFLVESEFGVAMLEAEAAWARSLRDELRAGTFDGLEMWRQWHADGMPADRIADFGERGDDQDPPQ; this is encoded by the coding sequence ATGGCCACGAAGCGCAAGGTGAACAATCTGCTGGCGCTCGCCGTGCTGTCGGTGATCGTGCAGCGGCCGATGCACCGCTACGAGATCGCCGCGACCCTGCGGGCCCATGGCAAAGACAAGGACATGGACATCAAGTGGGGCTCGCTCTACACGGTGGTCCAGAACATGGCCAAGGCCGGATTCCTCGAAGTCGTCGGCAGTGAACGCGACGGCGCCAGGCCCGAGCGGGTGATCTACCGGATCACCGACGCGGGCCGTGCCGAGATGGCCGACTGGACCAGGGAACTGCTCGCCGAACCCGAACCCGAACACCACCGGTTCACCGCGGGCCTGTCGATTCTGGCCGTGCTCCCGCCGGACGAGGTGGTGGAGCTGCTCGGCCGCCGGGTCGCGGCCCTCGACCAGGCCGCCGATCGCGCCAGGGCCGACCTCGCCGCACTGGCGGGCACCCTGCCCCGGCTGTTCCTGGTCGAGAGCGAGTTCGGGGTGGCGATGCTGGAAGCCGAGGCCGCATGGGCGCGTTCCCTGCGCGACGAACTGCGCGCGGGCACGTTCGACGGCCTCGAGATGTGGCGGCAGTGGCACGCCGACGGCATGCCCGCCGACCGGATAGCCGACTTCGGCGAAAGGGGGGACGACCAGGACCCGCCCCAGTAG
- a CDS encoding FAD-dependent oxidoreductase, which translates to MSNTRSALVIGGGIAGPVAATALRLAGVDAHVYEAYSGPSDGIGSGLALAPNGVAALDIIGAGDAVRAIALPVRGMRLAVGGREHVLPVLPDQPPLQVVDRGELHRTLHDHAVGAGVGFRYDKRLTHVDEHADGVTAHFADGSTATADILIGADGIRSTVRGLIDPAAPGPDYTGMLGFGALIDCDQDLPADTMVFAFGAKAYYLYWQHADGRVAWGANLPSAQYYSLTEARAIPAEHWLRVLRETYAPDTPGGEFARRTTAENLEITGALHIMPPVPHWYRDRMVLVGDSVHAPSNSSGQGASLAIESAIQLARCLRDIEAPALAFAAYERLRRARVEGIATRAARVNHSKTPGPVARRFMNALMPLMVRTVMNPEKTMGAERRYRIDWDAPVQRELATVS; encoded by the coding sequence ATGTCCAACACCCGTTCCGCCCTGGTCATCGGCGGCGGCATCGCCGGACCCGTCGCGGCGACCGCGCTGCGGCTGGCAGGCGTCGACGCCCACGTCTACGAGGCCTATTCCGGGCCGTCCGACGGCATCGGCTCCGGGCTCGCCCTGGCCCCCAACGGCGTCGCCGCCCTCGACATCATCGGCGCGGGCGACGCCGTGCGCGCCATCGCGCTGCCCGTGCGCGGGATGCGGCTGGCCGTCGGCGGCCGCGAACACGTCCTGCCGGTGCTGCCCGATCAGCCGCCGCTGCAGGTGGTCGACCGCGGCGAACTGCACCGCACGCTGCACGACCACGCGGTCGGCGCCGGCGTCGGGTTCCGCTACGACAAGCGGCTGACCCACGTCGACGAGCATGCCGACGGGGTGACCGCGCACTTCGCCGACGGCTCCACCGCCACCGCCGACATCCTGATCGGCGCCGACGGCATCCGCTCCACCGTGCGCGGGCTCATCGATCCCGCCGCGCCCGGCCCCGACTACACCGGCATGCTCGGCTTCGGCGCCCTGATCGACTGCGACCAGGACCTGCCCGCCGACACCATGGTGTTCGCCTTCGGCGCCAAGGCCTACTACCTGTACTGGCAGCACGCCGACGGCCGGGTGGCCTGGGGCGCGAACCTGCCCAGCGCGCAGTACTACTCGCTGACCGAGGCCCGCGCGATCCCGGCCGAGCACTGGCTGCGGGTGCTGCGCGAGACCTACGCGCCGGACACCCCGGGCGGCGAGTTCGCCCGCCGGACGACCGCCGAGAACCTGGAGATCACCGGGGCGCTGCACATCATGCCGCCGGTGCCGCACTGGTATCGCGACCGGATGGTGCTGGTCGGCGACTCGGTGCACGCGCCGTCGAACAGTTCGGGCCAGGGCGCCTCACTGGCGATCGAGAGCGCGATCCAGCTGGCCCGCTGCCTGCGCGACATCGAGGCGCCCGCCCTGGCCTTCGCCGCCTACGAGCGGCTGCGCCGGGCCCGGGTGGAGGGCATCGCCACGCGGGCGGCGCGGGTGAACCACAGCAAGACCCCCGGTCCGGTCGCCCGCCGGTTCATGAACGCGCTGATGCCGCTGATGGTCCGGACGGTGATGAACCCGGAGAAGACCATGGGCGCCGAACGCCGCTACCGCATCGACTGGGACGCCCCGGTCCAGCGGGAACTGGCCACCGTGTCCTGA
- a CDS encoding DUF2231 domain-containing protein, with amino-acid sequence MSTINGLPAHVLLVHLVVVLVPLTSVLLILCAVWPAARRPLVWPAAALAVLTVAVTPVTVSAGRWLAQRVGDTPAIRRHMDLGGTLLYFVIPLLVVAAVLVGVRLAERAGRPLLRGVAVAVAVVTVAVGVAATVQVVRIGDSGARATWGPLVSATSG; translated from the coding sequence GTGTCGACGATCAACGGACTGCCCGCCCACGTGCTGCTGGTGCACCTCGTCGTGGTGCTCGTGCCGCTCACGTCGGTGCTGCTGATCCTGTGCGCCGTGTGGCCCGCGGCGCGGCGACCGCTGGTCTGGCCCGCCGCCGCGCTGGCCGTGCTCACCGTGGCCGTCACGCCGGTGACGGTGAGCGCGGGCCGCTGGCTGGCGCAGCGCGTCGGTGACACGCCCGCCATTCGCAGGCACATGGACCTGGGCGGCACACTGCTCTACTTCGTGATCCCGTTGCTGGTGGTCGCGGCCGTGCTCGTCGGGGTGCGGCTCGCCGAGCGGGCGGGCAGGCCGCTGCTGCGCGGAGTGGCTGTCGCGGTCGCGGTCGTCACGGTGGCGGTGGGTGTCGCCGCGACGGTGCAGGTGGTGCGGATCGGCGACTCGGGCGCCAGGGCCACCTGGGGACCGCTGGTATCGGCGACATCCGGGTGA
- a CDS encoding helix-turn-helix domain-containing protein: protein MTTALSPTGFGPQLRQWRTLRRVSQLDLAIRAETSQRYLSFLEQGRSRPGRTMVVRLAESLDLTLRDRNNLLLSAGFAPVFPESDLAAPELAPVREAIGAVLDGHLPYPALVARPRGELVTANAAFDLFTEGVADHLLRAPVNVLRLALHPDGVAPRVRNLPEWGRHIIDSLRGRAAHTPDPAVDALITELSGYLPAVSPGPGHLGFAVPLELRTDDGDLRLITTLTSFATATDVTIAELHLEAFLPADAESTRILRLRADRRAAGS, encoded by the coding sequence ATGACGACCGCGCTGTCCCCCACCGGTTTCGGCCCGCAACTGCGGCAGTGGCGCACGCTGCGCCGGGTCAGCCAGCTCGACCTGGCGATCCGCGCCGAGACGAGTCAGCGGTATCTGAGTTTCCTCGAACAGGGCAGGTCGCGACCCGGCCGCACGATGGTGGTGCGCCTGGCCGAATCGCTCGACCTGACTCTGCGCGACCGCAACAACCTGCTGCTGTCGGCCGGATTCGCGCCGGTGTTCCCTGAAAGCGATCTGGCCGCACCGGAATTGGCGCCCGTGCGGGAGGCGATCGGCGCCGTCCTCGACGGGCACCTGCCGTACCCGGCGCTGGTCGCCCGGCCACGCGGCGAACTGGTGACGGCCAATGCCGCCTTCGACCTGTTCACCGAGGGTGTCGCCGATCATCTGCTGCGCGCGCCGGTGAACGTGCTGCGCCTGGCCCTGCATCCCGACGGTGTCGCGCCCCGGGTGCGCAATCTGCCCGAATGGGGCAGGCACATCATCGACTCGCTGCGCGGTCGCGCGGCGCACACCCCCGACCCCGCCGTCGACGCGCTGATCACCGAGCTCTCGGGCTATCTGCCGGCGGTCTCCCCCGGCCCCGGCCACCTCGGCTTCGCCGTGCCGCTCGAGCTGCGTACCGACGACGGCGACCTGCGCCTGATCACCACCCTGACCTCGTTCGCGACCGCCACCGACGTCACCATCGCCGAACTCCATCTGGAAGCGTTCCTGCCCGCCGACGCCGAATCCACCCGGATCCTGAGGCTGCGCGCCGACCGTCGCGCGGCGGGCTCATAG
- a CDS encoding phosphatase PAP2 family protein has translation MPPASPRPRTGDIGWSALGRRLPLAATLIGAALVLLGLLTWQVNNDAGIIRIDPRVLDWMLAHRDEPLTSFARVITDLGDTQSMTILATVTVCWFAWRRDLATAALVAVASAGAGVLVVVIKQLVGRHRPPEVTRLVAEPSLSYPSGHTLGSTVVVGIVALTVIPLLRHTVVKVVATVLAVAFPIAVGLSRIYLGVHWCTDVLAGWLFGVCWLILCVTVFCRLRREPDRPAVPAEPAAAAERG, from the coding sequence ATGCCCCCTGCCTCCCCTCGACCTCGAACCGGCGACATCGGCTGGTCGGCGCTCGGCCGCAGGCTGCCGCTCGCGGCGACGCTGATCGGCGCCGCCCTCGTCCTGCTCGGCCTGCTGACCTGGCAGGTCAACAATGACGCCGGCATCATCCGGATCGACCCGCGGGTGCTGGACTGGATGCTCGCGCACCGCGACGAACCGCTCACCTCCTTCGCGCGGGTGATCACCGACCTCGGCGACACCCAGTCGATGACCATCCTCGCCACCGTCACGGTCTGCTGGTTCGCCTGGCGGCGCGACCTCGCCACCGCCGCGCTGGTCGCGGTCGCCTCGGCGGGGGCCGGGGTGCTGGTGGTGGTGATCAAACAGCTGGTCGGCAGGCACCGGCCGCCGGAGGTGACCCGGCTGGTCGCCGAACCGAGCCTGTCCTATCCGTCCGGGCACACGCTGGGCAGCACCGTCGTGGTGGGGATCGTGGCGCTCACCGTCATCCCGCTGCTGCGCCACACCGTGGTCAAGGTGGTGGCCACGGTGCTGGCGGTGGCGTTTCCCATCGCGGTCGGGCTGTCCCGGATCTACCTGGGTGTGCACTGGTGCACCGATGTGCTGGCCGGCTGGCTGTTCGGCGTGTGCTGGCTGATCCTGTGCGTGACGGTGTTCTGCCGGCTACGGCGGGAACCGGATCGGCCTGCCGTGCCGGCCGAACCCGCCGCTGCTGCCGAGCGCGGCTAG